One genomic region from Cucumis melo cultivar AY chromosome 9, USDA_Cmelo_AY_1.0, whole genome shotgun sequence encodes:
- the LOC103503379 gene encoding allene oxide cyclase, chloroplastic, whose amino-acid sequence MASFFSSCTSISSLKIPTSPLSSQTQTLLPFNLSLSQSLSSPTLRSSSSVSITSNNSTITSLLFKKSKPNSDPPKSAKVQELFVYEINERDRGSPAFLKLSKKAENSLGDLVPFSNKLYSGDLQKRLGITAGLCVLIQHLPEKKGDRYEAIYSFYFGDYGHIAVQGAYLTYQDTYLAVTGGSGIFEGVSGQVKLQQIVFPFKLFYTFYLKGIAGLPAELLGKPVPPSPTVEPAPAAKACDSSAAISNFTD is encoded by the exons ATGGCGTCCTTCTTCAGTTCTTGCACATCAATTTCTTCCCTGAAAATACCCACCTCTCCTCTGTCCTCTCAAACCCAAACTCTTTTGCCTTTTAATCTCTCACTATCACAATCTCTCTCTTCTCCGACATTACGATCTTCATCATCCGTCTCAATTACCTCCAACAACTCCACAATCACATCACTTCTCTTCAAAAAATCCAAACCCAACTCAGATCCTCCCAAATCCG CAAAAGTACAGGAACTGTTCGTGTACGAGATAAACGAGCGAGACAGGGGAAGCCCAGCATTCCTAAAACTAAGCAAGAAGGCTGAGAATTCACTGGGGGATTTGGTTCCATTCAGCAACAAGCTCTACTCCGGCGACCTTCAGAAGCGGCTGGGCATAACGGCCGGCCTCTGCGTCCTAATTCAGCATTTGCCGGAAAAGAAAGGGGACCGCTACGAGGCCATCTACAGCTTCTACTTCGGCGATTACGGCCACATAGCCGTCCAAGGTGCCTACTTGACTTATCAAGACACCTACTTAGCCGTCACCGGCGGCAGTGGCATCTTTGAAGGCGTTTCCGGCCAGGTCAAGTTGCAGCAGATCGTTTTCCCTTTTAAGCTGTTTTACACCTTTTATTTGAAGGGGATTGCGGGTTTGCCGGCTGAGTTGTTGGGGAAGCCTGTTCCGCCGTCTCCCACCGTCGAGCCGGCTCCTGCGGCCAAGGCTTGTGACTCTTCCGCCGCTATTTCTAACTTTACCGATTGA